In one window of Carassius carassius chromosome 38, fCarCar2.1, whole genome shotgun sequence DNA:
- the LOC132119108 gene encoding small ribosomal subunit protein bS16m-like, producing MVHLSSFLLKKYHGGHVVIRLALGGATNRPFYRIVAAYNKRARDSKSIEQLGSYDPLPNIHNEKLVAFNYERIKYWIACGAHTTKPVAKLLGLAGFFPLHPMTITEAERRQKAASIEEVKTDNQEQVEQKETL from the exons ATGGTCCATTTAT CATCTTTCCTGCTCAAAAAATATCATGGTGGGCATGTGGTCATCAGGCTGGCACTAGGAGGTGCCACTAATAGACCTTTCTACCGCATTGTGGCTGCTTATAATAAACGGGCGAGAGACAGTAAATCTATTGAGCAGCTGGGCTCATATGACCCTCTCCCCAACATACACAATGAAAAACTTGTCGCCTTCAATTACGAAAGAATCAAGTACTGGATTGCATGTGGGGCTCATACGACAAAACCAGTGGCCAAACTTCTAG GATTGGCTGGATTTTTCCCACTGCATCCAATGACAATAACAGAAGCAGAGCGGAGACAGAAAGCAGCTTCGATAGAAGAAGTTAAAACAGACAATCAAGAACAAGTGGAGCAGAAGGAAACATtgtaa